A part of Desulfomicrobium baculatum DSM 4028 genomic DNA contains:
- the glpX gene encoding class II fructose-bisphosphatase — translation MEAPQRNLAMDLVRVTEAAALASARWLGKGAKNEGDGAAVDAMRLSFNTLDIDGRIVIGEGEKDEAPMLYNGERIGTGRGAAVDVAVDPVEGTNLLAYGRPNAIAVVGLAPAGTMFNPGPSYYMKKLVVPAAAKGMVDMNAPVAHNLEVTAKALGKKVEDLVVFVLDKPRHKDLITQIRAAGARIQLHTDGDVAGALMAVDPSSNVDMMFGTGGTPEGVLAACAIKALGGEILAQFDPQSEDERKNVLDFGLDLTQILTTDTLVCDDNVFFAATGISGGTFLGGVSYSGTGATTHSLVLRGKTGTIRRITSTHQWDKLMRFSSIKY, via the coding sequence ATGGAAGCCCCGCAACGAAATCTGGCCATGGACCTGGTCCGGGTCACGGAAGCCGCGGCCCTGGCCTCGGCCCGCTGGTTGGGCAAGGGCGCCAAGAATGAGGGCGACGGAGCGGCCGTGGACGCCATGCGCCTGTCCTTCAACACCCTTGATATCGACGGTCGCATCGTCATCGGCGAAGGCGAGAAGGACGAAGCCCCCATGCTCTACAACGGCGAGCGCATCGGCACGGGCCGGGGCGCGGCCGTGGACGTGGCTGTGGACCCGGTGGAGGGCACCAACCTCTTGGCCTATGGACGCCCCAACGCCATCGCCGTGGTCGGCCTGGCTCCGGCCGGGACCATGTTCAATCCGGGCCCGAGCTATTACATGAAGAAACTCGTGGTCCCGGCAGCGGCCAAGGGCATGGTGGACATGAACGCGCCCGTGGCCCACAACCTTGAGGTCACGGCCAAGGCCCTGGGCAAGAAGGTCGAGGATCTGGTGGTTTTTGTTCTCGACAAGCCCCGCCACAAGGACCTCATCACCCAGATCCGCGCCGCAGGGGCACGCATCCAGTTGCACACCGACGGCGACGTGGCCGGGGCGCTCATGGCCGTGGACCCGTCATCCAATGTGGACATGATGTTCGGCACCGGCGGCACTCCCGAAGGGGTACTGGCGGCCTGCGCCATCAAAGCCCTGGGCGGGGAGATCCTGGCCCAGTTCGACCCCCAGTCCGAGGACGAACGCAAGAACGTGCTCGACTTCGGCCTGGACCTGACGCAGATCCTGACCACGGACACCCTTGTTTGCGACGACAACGTCTTCTTCGCGGCCACGGGCATCTCCGGCGGAACGTTCCTGGGCGGCGTGTCGTACAGCGGCACCGGCGCGACCACCCACTCCCTGGTCCTGCGCGGCAAGACCGGCACCATCCGCCGCATCACCTCCACCCACCAGTGGGACAAGCTGATGCGCTTTTCTTCAATCAAGTACTAG
- a CDS encoding YeeE/YedE thiosulfate transporter family protein, with protein sequence MGNDQILGLVTGILFGFLLQKGRVLRFEKQIGAMLLKDMTILKFMLSAIIVGMVGIEVLSSAGVITMSHKPMNVGAILVGGALFGAGWAVMGYCPGTSVGALGEGRWHAIFAIAGMVTGAAIYAELYPFFKTTVLAWADFGKIGLPEALGVSPWVVIIVFICVVLGLFRWFESKGL encoded by the coding sequence ATGGGCAACGATCAGATTTTGGGACTGGTCACCGGTATCCTCTTCGGCTTTCTGTTGCAAAAGGGGCGGGTATTGCGCTTCGAGAAGCAGATCGGAGCCATGCTCCTCAAAGATATGACCATCCTCAAGTTCATGCTCTCGGCCATCATCGTGGGCATGGTCGGGATAGAGGTATTGTCCAGCGCGGGCGTCATCACCATGAGTCACAAGCCTATGAACGTGGGCGCGATCCTTGTCGGCGGGGCCCTGTTCGGCGCGGGCTGGGCGGTCATGGGCTACTGCCCGGGAACCTCCGTGGGAGCCCTGGGCGAAGGGCGCTGGCACGCCATTTTCGCCATCGCAGGGATGGTTACGGGTGCGGCCATTTACGCGGAGCTATATCCTTTTTTCAAGACTACGGTGCTGGCCTGGGCGGACTTCGGCAAGATCGGACTGCCGGAAGCCCTTGGCGTCTCGCCCTGGGTCGTGATCATCGTGTTCATCTGCGTCGTGCTGGGGCTTTTCCGCTGGTTTGAAAGCAAGGGGTTGTAG
- a CDS encoding YeeE/YedE thiosulfate transporter family protein: MKKQDSGGWNPYLAGALVGVLAILSAYATTAWLGKTSYLGASTTFVRGAGVIEQQIVPERVQANEYFTQQKIKIDWQFMLVLGIFVGSLIASGTDKSFKLESVPPIWEKRFGPSVGKRAIGAFLGGIVAMIGARMADGCPSGHGLSGMMQLSVSGMVALTMFFVVGIIVAAFIYGRRS; encoded by the coding sequence ATGAAAAAACAGGATTCCGGCGGTTGGAATCCTTACCTTGCCGGAGCCCTGGTGGGCGTGCTGGCCATCCTTTCGGCGTATGCCACCACAGCGTGGCTCGGAAAAACCAGCTACCTGGGGGCCTCGACCACCTTCGTGCGCGGCGCGGGCGTCATCGAGCAGCAGATCGTGCCCGAACGGGTGCAGGCCAATGAATATTTCACCCAGCAGAAAATCAAGATCGACTGGCAGTTCATGCTGGTTCTGGGCATATTTGTGGGGTCGCTCATAGCTTCAGGCACTGATAAGAGCTTCAAACTCGAAAGCGTGCCCCCGATCTGGGAGAAGCGCTTCGGTCCATCCGTCGGAAAACGTGCCATCGGTGCATTTCTGGGCGGCATCGTGGCCATGATAGGGGCGCGCATGGCCGACGGCTGCCCCAGCGGACATGGCCTGAGCGGCATGATGCAGCTTTCCGTCAGCGGTATGGTGGCCCTGACCATGTTCTTTGTCGTCGGCATAATCGTGGCGGCTTTCATTTACGGAAGGAGGTCATGA
- a CDS encoding NAD-dependent epimerase/dehydratase family protein: protein MSERVLVTGGSGFVGLPLVAALAAEGAWVEALGCRNVGPELPGVRWHRVDLHHSGDVRLLLRELRPAVLVHCAWNVEHGRFWSAPDNRVWLDVSFELAMRFFETGGRRFVGIGTCAEYASQDLNDNMPWSESRKIDPCTLYGQSKAELWRRLLALAERRPGAQASWARLFHLFGAGEHPERLVSSIIRSVLAGREACCGSGRLVRDFSSVWFVAGALAALARSRVTGPVNVGCGQPRSIAALSRQVARFAGRPDLLRLGALPDRPNDVPVMVADTKRLRLEVGHSQRPVIEDDLRRLISLYRLQNS, encoded by the coding sequence ATGTCTGAACGGGTGCTGGTGACCGGAGGAAGCGGCTTCGTGGGGCTGCCTCTCGTGGCCGCGTTGGCGGCCGAAGGGGCGTGGGTAGAGGCTCTGGGATGCCGGAATGTCGGGCCCGAATTGCCCGGCGTGCGCTGGCACCGGGTGGATCTGCATCACTCCGGGGATGTTCGTCTCCTGCTGCGCGAGCTGAGGCCCGCTGTGCTGGTGCACTGCGCCTGGAATGTGGAGCATGGCCGGTTCTGGTCCGCGCCGGATAACCGGGTTTGGCTGGACGTCTCCTTCGAACTGGCGATGCGGTTCTTCGAGACGGGCGGACGGCGCTTCGTCGGCATCGGCACTTGCGCCGAATACGCGAGTCAGGATCTGAACGACAACATGCCCTGGTCCGAGAGCCGCAAAATTGATCCCTGCACCCTCTATGGCCAGTCCAAGGCCGAACTGTGGCGCAGACTCCTTGCCCTGGCCGAAAGGCGTCCTGGCGCTCAGGCGTCCTGGGCGCGCCTCTTTCATCTCTTCGGAGCGGGCGAACACCCGGAGCGGCTTGTGTCCTCAATCATTCGTTCCGTGCTCGCCGGTCGAGAGGCGTGTTGCGGGTCCGGGCGCCTGGTCCGCGATTTTTCAAGCGTCTGGTTTGTCGCCGGGGCGCTGGCCGCACTGGCCCGCTCCCGAGTGACAGGCCCCGTCAATGTCGGCTGCGGACAGCCCCGCTCCATTGCCGCCCTGTCCAGGCAGGTCGCCCGGTTCGCCGGACGACCCGACCTATTGCGCCTTGGAGCCTTGCCGGACAGGCCGAACGATGTCCCGGTCATGGTGGCCGACACCAAGCGCCTGCGGCTTGAAGTCGGTCATAGTCAGCGGCCAGTCATAGAAGACGATCTGCGACGCCTGATCTCTCTGTATCGATTGCAAAATTCCTAG
- a CDS encoding dTDP-4-dehydrorhamnose 3,5-epimerase family protein, whose amino-acid sequence MRILPTPIGGLHQIEGEAHRDARGFFLRTWCREAFLAAGIDFFPVQTSLSANIRRHTLRGMHYQVSPARERKLVRCLHGRILDVVVDLRDGSPTRLRHWAVNLCSDAGNALFIPEGCAHGFMTLTDGALVEYMMDAPHAPEHARGLRWDDPALGLSWPARPVVISLRDRSWPGHV is encoded by the coding sequence ATGCGCATCCTGCCGACACCCATTGGCGGACTCCATCAGATTGAAGGGGAGGCGCATCGTGATGCAAGGGGCTTTTTTCTGCGTACCTGGTGCCGGGAGGCGTTTCTGGCCGCTGGCATCGATTTTTTTCCCGTGCAGACGAGCCTCTCGGCGAATATCCGTCGCCATACTTTGCGCGGCATGCATTACCAGGTTTCACCCGCCCGCGAACGCAAGCTGGTCCGCTGCCTGCACGGCCGCATCCTTGATGTGGTGGTCGATCTGCGGGACGGCTCGCCCACGCGTTTGCGGCATTGGGCGGTCAACCTGTGTTCCGATGCGGGCAACGCCCTTTTTATCCCCGAAGGATGCGCCCACGGTTTCATGACCCTGACCGACGGGGCGCTGGTCGAATACATGATGGACGCGCCTCACGCCCCGGAGCACGCACGTGGGCTGCGCTGGGACGACCCGGCCCTGGGGTTGTCGTGGCCGGCCAGACCCGTGGTGATTTCCCTGCGTGACCGCAGCTGGCCCGGCCATGTCTGA
- a CDS encoding class I SAM-dependent methyltransferase produces the protein MRGEARPVTACRSCGGSLGATFCDLGRMPLANSYLPPGADLEAEPSFPLRAVVCDECRMVQLDAVVDAQGIFSDYAYFSSTSESWLEHARRYSAEMMRRLGLNSRSLVIEAASNDGYLLRNFVAAGVPCLGVEPAANIAWVARESGVPTETAFLGADSADDLLARLGRHADLVIANNVLAHVPDVNDFVAGLARLAGPQGMVSIEAPHLLRMVEGVQFDTIYHEHYAYWSFLAMERLLARHGLHVARVEELPTHGGSLRVLACARAASSSPGSALAMRELELRRGLGGDAFYRGFDQRVRLALDDFQSWMSQSREQGLRVAAYGAAAKGNTFLNAAGVKADGILAVADRNPVKQGRLLPGSHIPVVSPEELMALAPDDILILPWNIAREIVKSLRGAGFRGRLLTAVPRMEVR, from the coding sequence ATGAGAGGCGAGGCACGACCCGTGACAGCCTGCCGCTCCTGCGGAGGTTCCCTCGGTGCCACATTCTGCGATCTGGGCCGGATGCCCCTGGCCAATTCCTATCTGCCCCCCGGCGCTGACCTTGAGGCCGAGCCGAGCTTTCCACTGCGGGCCGTGGTTTGCGACGAATGTCGCATGGTGCAGCTTGACGCCGTTGTCGATGCCCAGGGCATCTTTTCGGACTACGCCTATTTTTCCTCGACGTCCGAGTCATGGCTGGAGCACGCCCGTCGCTACTCTGCGGAAATGATGCGGCGGCTCGGACTGAACAGCCGGAGTCTGGTGATCGAGGCGGCCAGCAACGACGGCTACCTGCTCCGCAATTTCGTGGCTGCGGGGGTGCCCTGTCTGGGCGTGGAACCGGCCGCCAACATCGCCTGGGTAGCGCGAGAGAGCGGGGTGCCGACGGAAACGGCCTTTCTTGGCGCGGACAGCGCGGATGACCTGCTGGCGCGGCTGGGTCGGCATGCCGATCTGGTCATTGCCAACAACGTGCTCGCGCATGTGCCCGATGTGAACGATTTCGTCGCCGGTCTGGCGCGATTGGCCGGACCGCAAGGGATGGTCTCCATTGAGGCCCCGCATCTGCTGCGCATGGTCGAAGGCGTGCAATTCGACACCATCTATCACGAGCATTACGCCTATTGGTCTTTTCTGGCCATGGAGCGACTGCTCGCGAGGCACGGTCTCCACGTCGCCCGGGTCGAGGAACTGCCCACTCACGGAGGATCGCTGCGGGTGTTGGCCTGTGCCCGGGCCGCGTCCTCCTCGCCCGGATCGGCGCTGGCGATGCGTGAGTTGGAACTGCGTCGGGGGCTTGGCGGCGACGCCTTCTACAGGGGCTTTGACCAACGCGTCCGGCTCGCGCTGGATGATTTTCAAAGCTGGATGTCCCAGAGCCGGGAGCAGGGACTCCGGGTCGCGGCGTATGGCGCGGCGGCCAAGGGCAACACATTCCTGAACGCGGCTGGAGTGAAGGCGGACGGCATCTTGGCTGTGGCCGATCGCAATCCCGTCAAACAAGGGCGGCTTTTGCCCGGCAGCCATATTCCGGTCGTTTCTCCCGAGGAGCTAATGGCCCTGGCTCCGGACGACATCCTGATCCTGCCCTGGAACATCGCCCGTGAAATCGTGAAGAGTCTGCGCGGCGCGGGATTCCGTGGCCGTTTGCTGACCGCCGTGCCACGAATGGAGGTGCGCTGA
- the rfbG gene encoding CDP-glucose 4,6-dehydratase, translated as MNALSSGFWSGRRVLVTGHTGFKGAWLCLMLHALGAKVSGISLPPVRHRTYDLLGVSTRMRRSYAADIRVPALVEKITQKARPEIVFHLAAQALVGEGYRDPGGTFATNVTGTAHLLQALRGQRDVAAAVIVTSDKVYRNDNTGRPFREDDPLGGVDPYSASKAAAESAVTVWRHSYMDEMPPMATARAGNVIGGGDFARERLVPDLVRAQRRGSPLVLRSPDATRPFQHVLDVLRGYLLLAQALAAGSLVPAALNFGPRDAELRVRDLIHHWEAATGRSVRWETTGASVIAEQRRLALDSSLARRVLGWTPFHDTSGAIARTAQWYAAWARGVDMGVYSEDEVGKALSPSAAQEQA; from the coding sequence GTGAACGCGCTTTCCTCCGGGTTCTGGAGCGGACGTCGCGTGCTGGTCACGGGCCACACCGGATTCAAGGGCGCCTGGCTTTGCCTCATGCTGCATGCCCTCGGCGCGAAAGTGTCGGGGATCTCCCTGCCGCCGGTCCGCCACCGAACCTATGATCTGCTGGGCGTGTCCACCCGGATGCGACGTTCCTATGCGGCCGACATCCGCGTGCCGGCGCTGGTGGAGAAGATCACGCAAAAGGCGCGTCCCGAGATCGTTTTCCATCTGGCCGCGCAAGCCCTGGTGGGGGAGGGGTATCGCGACCCAGGCGGCACCTTCGCCACCAACGTGACGGGCACGGCGCATCTGCTGCAGGCGCTGCGCGGTCAGCGCGACGTCGCGGCGGCGGTGATCGTCACCTCGGACAAGGTGTATCGCAACGACAACACGGGGCGGCCCTTCCGGGAGGACGATCCACTGGGCGGCGTTGATCCCTACAGCGCTTCCAAGGCCGCGGCCGAATCGGCCGTGACAGTCTGGCGACATTCCTACATGGACGAGATGCCGCCCATGGCCACGGCCCGCGCCGGTAACGTCATCGGCGGCGGGGATTTCGCCCGTGAGCGTCTGGTGCCGGATCTGGTGCGAGCCCAGAGAAGGGGTAGCCCTCTTGTGTTGCGGAGTCCAGACGCCACGCGCCCATTCCAGCATGTGCTGGATGTGCTGCGCGGCTATCTGTTGCTGGCCCAGGCCCTGGCCGCAGGTTCCCTTGTGCCGGCGGCCCTCAACTTCGGCCCGCGGGACGCCGAGTTGCGGGTGCGGGATCTGATTCATCACTGGGAGGCCGCGACGGGCCGATCGGTGCGCTGGGAAACCACAGGCGCTTCCGTCATCGCCGAACAGCGGCGGCTGGCCTTGGACAGCAGCCTCGCGCGGCGCGTTCTGGGATGGACTCCCTTTCACGACACGTCAGGCGCCATCGCCAGGACCGCGCAGTGGTATGCCGCCTGGGCCAGAGGCGTGGACATGGGCGTCTACTCGGAAGACGAAGTCGGCAAAGCGTTGTCCCCCTCGGCAGCGCAGGAGCAGGCATGA
- the rfbF gene encoding glucose-1-phosphate cytidylyltransferase, protein MKAVILAGGRGTRLSEETGLRPKPMVEIGGRPILWHIMKIYAGHGVRDFIICLGYRGWQIKEYFLNYALHASDIVVDLASRQVEVLRPAEDSWRISLVDTGENTQTGGRMRRVGHLLAGEDAFCMTYGDGVADVDIRKLIDFHHRHGHAATVTAVSPPGRFGSLARDGSRVSAFVEKPNGDGGSINGGFFVLSPQVLARIAADDTVWEEEPLRGLARDGELHAYEHHGFWQPMDTLRDRDRLERLWAEGGAPWRNW, encoded by the coding sequence GTGAAAGCAGTCATCCTGGCCGGTGGACGCGGCACGCGCCTGTCCGAGGAGACGGGCTTGCGCCCCAAGCCCATGGTCGAGATCGGGGGAAGGCCCATCCTGTGGCACATCATGAAGATCTACGCCGGGCACGGCGTGCGCGATTTCATCATCTGCCTTGGCTACCGGGGCTGGCAGATCAAGGAGTATTTCCTCAATTACGCGCTGCACGCCTCGGATATCGTGGTGGATCTCGCCAGCCGTCAGGTGGAGGTCTTGCGCCCCGCCGAGGACTCCTGGCGCATCAGTCTCGTCGACACGGGGGAAAACACCCAGACCGGCGGACGGATGCGGCGCGTCGGTCATCTGCTGGCGGGGGAGGACGCCTTCTGCATGACCTACGGCGACGGCGTGGCGGATGTGGACATACGCAAGCTCATCGACTTCCATCACCGCCATGGTCACGCGGCGACAGTCACCGCCGTGTCCCCGCCCGGCCGATTCGGCTCCCTGGCCAGGGACGGGTCGCGGGTCAGCGCCTTTGTCGAAAAGCCCAACGGCGACGGCGGGAGCATCAATGGCGGCTTTTTTGTTCTTTCGCCGCAGGTGCTGGCCCGCATTGCCGCAGACGACACAGTATGGGAGGAGGAACCGCTACGCGGCCTGGCCCGCGACGGCGAACTGCATGCCTACGAACACCATGGGTTCTGGCAGCCCATGGACACGCTGCGGGACCGGGACAGGCTCGAGCGCCTCTGGGCCGAGGGCGGCGCGCCCTGGAGGAACTGGTGA
- a CDS encoding tetratricopeptide repeat protein: protein MKDMEVKTVEVQAGIQCRIKELRERTAVRPGDALAWQHLGFALHQSREYEEALRAFEQAVFLKASARVQALPYALSLSALHRHDEAIALLEPLQAKKPKDFDLINLLGVMLKRAGRFEQALGMFELARKLRPRLVSAWVNTGNVHEAMGNFQAAAEAFGEAARLEPRNAELWRLQGASLFRQRRTEPALQALDRAASLAPADPASFRTHVQVLAKLGRHDEAAAAIERFRAARPGDPEPAIMLARIRYNAGRIDDARKLLAEVLADEPGHLSANLLLAQTCGDGTAEGSRRMANDALRRALAANPDAWQAAERLVDSLSRSRYGSEAEHLEAAYAVACDLQDRHPERRLETARTLRTVFTRLLDMERMAATGRLGEILPVWQSQGKISAVHYELGQVQSMEDRAMLVEWHRQWGRGVIGGVTPVTPAAMPTMASKRKLRVGFMSSDLRNHPVGYFAYPLLSRYDRDRFEVYCYSFYEGSPSPAQAQIESKVAAYRWWPGRTSEQVAEGIAVDGLDILFELGGSTAMNKLDVMAYRPARIGASWLGYPHSAGLETIDYIVVDPYILPSDPRLLIERPFELSETWVVVGRNNFADVPIAGGLPEDRRGRLTFGTANNPYKITEACLDCWAAVLRRVPGSHFLFLRPEAATPSFKANARAAFAARNVDPGRLDFIGVRGTHLQHYNEIDIALDTLPHVGGTTTCEALWMGVPTISLVGPGFAERLSYSNLSNAGLGDLAVFSTDNYVEQAAMLAEDRTRRLALRHGLRDMIATNPLGQADRFVRNFYRKIEEVVLS, encoded by the coding sequence ATGAAAGATATGGAAGTGAAAACGGTAGAGGTTCAAGCAGGTATCCAATGCCGGATCAAGGAGTTGCGTGAACGGACAGCCGTTCGGCCCGGCGATGCTTTGGCCTGGCAGCATCTCGGATTCGCCCTGCATCAATCCCGCGAGTACGAGGAAGCCTTACGGGCCTTTGAGCAGGCCGTCTTCCTCAAGGCTTCGGCGCGGGTTCAGGCCTTGCCCTACGCCTTGTCCCTGAGCGCCCTGCACCGGCACGACGAGGCCATTGCCCTGCTTGAGCCCCTGCAGGCCAAGAAACCAAAGGATTTCGACCTGATCAACCTGCTTGGGGTGATGCTCAAACGTGCCGGTCGCTTCGAGCAGGCCCTCGGCATGTTCGAGCTGGCGCGGAAACTTCGCCCGCGCCTGGTCTCCGCCTGGGTGAACACGGGTAATGTCCACGAAGCCATGGGCAATTTCCAGGCGGCGGCAGAGGCGTTCGGGGAAGCAGCACGCCTGGAGCCGCGCAATGCGGAATTATGGCGCTTGCAGGGGGCCTCGCTTTTCCGCCAGCGCCGGACCGAACCCGCCTTGCAGGCTCTGGACAGGGCCGCGAGCCTTGCCCCGGCCGATCCCGCTTCGTTCAGAACGCATGTTCAGGTGCTGGCAAAGCTGGGCAGGCATGATGAAGCCGCCGCAGCCATCGAACGTTTCCGGGCCGCGCGTCCGGGCGATCCGGAACCCGCGATCATGCTCGCCCGAATTCGGTACAATGCCGGTCGCATCGACGACGCCAGGAAGCTGCTTGCCGAAGTCCTGGCTGACGAACCCGGCCATCTGTCGGCCAACCTGCTTCTCGCGCAGACCTGCGGCGACGGGACTGCCGAAGGCAGCCGTCGCATGGCCAACGACGCCTTGCGGCGCGCCCTGGCCGCCAACCCCGATGCATGGCAGGCCGCCGAAAGGCTCGTCGACAGCCTTTCGCGCAGCCGCTACGGGAGCGAGGCGGAGCATCTGGAAGCCGCCTACGCCGTAGCCTGCGACCTGCAGGACAGGCACCCCGAGAGACGGCTTGAGACCGCACGCACGCTGCGCACGGTCTTTACGCGTTTGCTGGACATGGAGCGCATGGCGGCCACCGGCCGGCTCGGCGAGATTCTGCCGGTCTGGCAGTCGCAAGGCAAAATCTCGGCGGTGCATTACGAGCTGGGCCAGGTCCAAAGCATGGAGGACAGGGCTATGCTCGTGGAGTGGCACCGGCAGTGGGGACGCGGGGTCATCGGTGGCGTCACGCCCGTCACGCCTGCGGCCATGCCCACCATGGCTTCGAAGCGCAAGCTGCGCGTCGGCTTCATGTCCAGCGACCTGCGCAACCATCCGGTCGGCTATTTCGCCTATCCGTTGCTGTCACGCTACGACCGGGACCGGTTCGAAGTCTATTGCTACTCCTTTTACGAGGGGTCGCCCTCGCCCGCCCAAGCCCAGATCGAGAGTAAGGTCGCGGCCTACCGCTGGTGGCCGGGGCGCACCAGCGAGCAGGTGGCCGAGGGCATCGCCGTGGACGGTCTCGACATCCTTTTCGAGCTGGGCGGCTCCACGGCCATGAACAAGCTCGACGTCATGGCCTACCGTCCGGCCCGCATCGGGGCGAGCTGGCTGGGCTACCCCCATTCCGCCGGTCTGGAGACCATCGATTACATCGTGGTGGACCCGTACATCCTCCCGTCCGATCCACGTCTGCTCATCGAGCGGCCCTTCGAGCTGTCCGAGACCTGGGTTGTGGTGGGGCGCAATAACTTCGCCGACGTTCCCATCGCGGGCGGGCTTCCCGAGGATCGGCGCGGCCGCCTGACCTTCGGCACGGCCAACAATCCCTACAAGATTACCGAGGCCTGTCTCGACTGCTGGGCAGCTGTGCTGCGCCGCGTGCCTGGCTCGCATTTCCTCTTCCTGCGGCCCGAAGCCGCGACGCCGAGCTTCAAGGCCAACGCGCGGGCGGCCTTCGCGGCCCGCAACGTCGACCCGGGCCGCCTTGATTTCATCGGCGTGCGAGGAACGCACCTGCAGCACTACAACGAGATCGACATCGCCCTGGACACCCTGCCCCATGTCGGCGGCACCACGACCTGCGAAGCCCTGTGGATGGGCGTGCCCACGATCAGCCTGGTCGGGCCGGGATTTGCCGAACGCCTGTCCTATTCAAACCTTTCCAACGCCGGACTCGGCGACCTGGCCGTGTTCAGCACCGATAATTACGTGGAACAGGCGGCCATGCTGGCCGAGGACCGGACCCGACGACTGGCCCTGCGCCACGGTTTGCGCGACATGATCGCGACCAATCCGCTGGGGCAGGCTGACCGCTTTGTCCGGAATTTTTATCGCAAAATCGAGGAGGTCGTCCTGTCGTGA
- a CDS encoding TolC family outer membrane protein — translation MCLMAWRAVRNTLIFLFMIMLVICVSPALVRAKDGAGDGVGAVPAVSGAKNVNSILNKATAENGVSLQAALQSAMDTNPTFLSRKHAYSSSHEAYLKSFGALLPQVNVVARGGYQVIQNDTTSFLYDDKQGEGWTNDMRVVMSQLLFDGGMTSSKVEADKLHSQSKQEELFNTAEDVGLTATQYFMEVIRNRALIELCENNIVEHEKILELTRIRLNNGGGTQVDVNQAEASLEEAKSRLVQARQGLEDAEAGYLKVFGSKAEQLAMPERPKQAIPPTLEEGIALAMDNNRALKAARLAIKQKEKEAESAKGLHLPQLYAKLAGGHSDNTGGYEQNYHDVSAMLQLSFNLYSGGSLSAEIREAKSEVSKSVQDAEEVRREVEEDVRTAYSFHRSTWKLLPILRDLTDENADIVVSYADQFRMGKRSLLDLVSAQKSLFSSQQVYLNAMAAHTFSYYRICMPIAALMNTLGVSVHVPELN, via the coding sequence ATGTGTCTCATGGCATGGAGAGCAGTTAGGAATACGTTGATTTTTTTGTTCATGATAATGCTTGTGATATGCGTCTCGCCGGCCCTGGTCCGGGCGAAGGATGGAGCGGGAGACGGTGTTGGCGCGGTTCCTGCTGTTTCCGGAGCCAAGAATGTAAATTCCATATTGAACAAGGCCACTGCGGAAAACGGGGTTTCGCTTCAGGCGGCCCTTCAGTCCGCCATGGACACCAATCCAACCTTTCTGAGTCGCAAACATGCGTATTCTTCCTCGCACGAAGCGTATCTGAAATCGTTCGGCGCCTTGCTGCCGCAGGTCAATGTCGTTGCCAGGGGTGGGTATCAGGTCATTCAGAACGATACGACCAGCTTCCTCTATGACGACAAGCAGGGTGAGGGCTGGACCAATGATATGAGGGTAGTCATGTCCCAGTTGCTTTTCGACGGCGGTATGACCAGTTCCAAGGTGGAAGCGGACAAGCTCCATTCGCAGTCCAAGCAGGAAGAGCTTTTCAACACGGCCGAGGACGTCGGACTGACCGCGACACAGTATTTCATGGAAGTCATTCGCAATCGGGCCCTGATCGAATTGTGTGAAAACAATATCGTCGAGCATGAAAAAATCCTTGAGCTTACCCGCATTCGATTGAACAACGGTGGCGGAACACAGGTCGACGTAAACCAGGCCGAAGCTTCTCTTGAAGAAGCGAAATCACGGTTGGTGCAGGCACGTCAGGGTCTTGAGGACGCCGAGGCGGGATATCTGAAGGTTTTCGGGAGCAAAGCGGAACAGTTGGCCATGCCAGAAAGACCGAAGCAGGCAATTCCTCCGACTCTTGAAGAAGGAATTGCTCTCGCCATGGACAACAACCGCGCCTTGAAAGCCGCGCGCTTGGCCATAAAGCAAAAGGAAAAGGAGGCTGAATCAGCGAAGGGTCTGCACCTGCCTCAGCTCTACGCCAAGCTTGCAGGGGGGCATTCCGACAATACCGGAGGGTACGAGCAGAATTATCATGACGTATCAGCCATGCTGCAACTGTCCTTCAATTTGTACAGCGGCGGGTCCCTCTCGGCTGAGATCAGAGAGGCGAAAAGCGAAGTCTCCAAGTCCGTGCAGGATGCCGAAGAAGTCCGCCGCGAGGTGGAGGAGGATGTGCGGACCGCATACAGCTTCCACCGTTCGACCTGGAAGCTGCTGCCGATTTTGCGCGACCTGACCGACGAGAATGCCGACATCGTCGTCAGTTACGCGGATCAGTTTCGCATGGGCAAGAGATCCCTTCTTGACCTTGTTTCCGCGCAGAAGAGTCTGTTCAGTTCCCAGCAGGTATATCTGAACGCCATGGCAGCGCATACGTTCTCGTATTACCGGATTTGCATGCCCATCGCGGCCCTTATGAACACTCTGGGTGTTAGCGTGCATGTTCCTGAACTGAACTAG